The following are encoded together in the Thiobacillus sp. SCUT-2 genome:
- the gcvH gene encoding glycine cleavage system protein GcvH, whose product MSIPADLKYTPSHEWVRVEADGTLTVGITHHAQDLLGDMVFIENPAVGRTLAKGEECAVVESVKAASDVYAPVAGEVVAANGDVESSPESVNQDAYGAWMFKLKPANPADVGELLDAAAYQKLVESEAH is encoded by the coding sequence ATGAGCATTCCCGCTGACCTCAAATACACCCCCAGCCACGAATGGGTGCGCGTCGAAGCCGACGGCACGCTGACCGTGGGCATCACCCATCACGCCCAGGACCTGCTCGGCGACATGGTGTTCATCGAGAACCCCGCCGTCGGCCGCACGCTCGCCAAGGGCGAGGAGTGCGCCGTGGTCGAATCGGTCAAGGCCGCATCCGACGTCTACGCCCCGGTCGCCGGTGAAGTCGTCGCCGCCAACGGCGACGTCGAATCCAGCCCCGAGTCGGTGAACCAGGACGCCTATGGCGCGTGGATGTTCAAGCTGAAGCCGGCCAACCCTGCCGATGTCGGCGAACTGCTCGACGCCGCGGCCTACCAGAAGCTGGTCGAGTCGGAAGCCCACTGA
- the tpx gene encoding thiol peroxidase, with protein MAVTLAGNPIDVAGTFPKVGDTAPDFKLVNKDLADVSLADFAGKKKILNIVPSLDTPVCATSTKKFNDAAVGNTAVLIISADLPFAMNRFCGAESTNNVVTLSTMRGAEFMKNYGVAITSGPLAGITARAVVVLDENNKVLHAELVPEIKQEPNYDAALAALK; from the coding sequence ATGGCAGTGACCCTCGCAGGCAACCCCATCGACGTCGCCGGCACCTTCCCCAAGGTCGGCGATACCGCGCCCGATTTCAAGCTGGTGAACAAGGACCTGGCCGATGTGTCGCTGGCCGACTTCGCGGGCAAGAAGAAGATCCTCAACATCGTGCCCAGCCTCGACACGCCGGTGTGCGCGACTTCCACCAAGAAATTCAACGACGCCGCCGTCGGCAACACCGCCGTGCTGATCATCTCGGCCGACCTGCCGTTCGCGATGAACCGCTTCTGCGGCGCCGAGAGCACCAACAACGTGGTGACGCTGTCGACGATGCGCGGCGCCGAATTCATGAAGAACTACGGCGTCGCCATCACCAGCGGCCCGCTCGCCGGCATCACCGCGCGCGCCGTCGTCGTGCTCGACGAGAACAACAAGGTACTGCACGCGGAGCTCGTGCCCGAGATCAAGCAGGAGCCGAACTACGACGCCGCGCTGGCTGCTTTGAAATAA
- the gcvPA gene encoding aminomethyl-transferring glycine dehydrogenase subunit GcvPA, producing MPFIPHTEEDVSAMLGAIGAQSIEDLFDEIPTALKTGKLKDVPDGLPEMAVARLMQERASADGFWSNFIGAGAYEHHIPAAIWQITTRGEFYSAYTPYQAEASQGTLQLIYEYQTMMTRLTGLDVSNASLYDGASALAEAVLMAVRSHKTSRRVLVPKTVHPIYRRVADTTVRNQGIELVELDYDPATGKTVLPSDPGAFAGLVIPQPNFFGVLEDVHALTDWAHAKGALAIALVNPTTLAVLEAPGKWGTKGADIAVGEGQPLGAPLASGGPYFGFMCCRQDFVRQMPGRIVGRTVDLDGKPGFALTLQAREQHIRRSKATSNICTNQGLVVTAATQYLSLLGPQGLAKVASASHAGTVALADKLAAIPGVTKAFASPYFHEVVLKLNDKAKDVLRALRAQGILGGLDISGWYPELGQAILICVTETKTPADLDHYAQQMERILSKRREAPPCAYKN from the coding sequence ATGCCCTTCATTCCCCACACTGAAGAAGACGTCTCCGCCATGCTCGGCGCCATCGGCGCCCAGAGCATCGAGGACCTGTTCGACGAAATCCCGACCGCGCTGAAGACCGGCAAGCTCAAGGACGTGCCCGACGGCCTGCCCGAGATGGCGGTCGCGCGGCTGATGCAGGAGCGCGCATCGGCCGACGGCTTCTGGTCCAACTTCATCGGTGCCGGTGCCTACGAGCACCACATCCCGGCGGCGATCTGGCAGATCACCACGCGCGGCGAGTTCTACTCCGCCTACACGCCCTATCAGGCCGAGGCCAGCCAGGGCACGCTGCAGCTGATCTACGAATACCAGACCATGATGACCCGGCTGACCGGGCTCGACGTCTCCAACGCCTCGCTGTACGACGGTGCCTCGGCGCTGGCCGAGGCGGTGCTGATGGCGGTCCGCTCGCACAAGACCTCGCGCCGCGTGCTGGTACCGAAGACCGTGCACCCGATCTACCGCCGCGTGGCCGACACGACCGTGCGGAACCAGGGCATCGAGCTGGTCGAGCTCGACTACGATCCGGCGACCGGCAAGACCGTGCTGCCGTCGGACCCGGGCGCCTTCGCCGGCCTGGTCATCCCGCAGCCCAACTTCTTCGGCGTGCTGGAAGACGTGCACGCACTGACCGACTGGGCGCACGCGAAGGGCGCGCTGGCGATCGCGCTGGTCAACCCGACCACGCTCGCGGTGCTGGAGGCGCCCGGCAAGTGGGGAACGAAAGGCGCCGACATCGCGGTCGGCGAAGGCCAGCCGCTCGGCGCGCCGCTCGCCTCGGGCGGCCCCTACTTCGGCTTCATGTGCTGCCGCCAGGACTTCGTGCGCCAGATGCCGGGGCGCATCGTCGGCCGCACCGTCGACCTCGACGGCAAGCCCGGCTTCGCGCTGACCTTGCAGGCGCGCGAGCAGCACATCCGCCGCTCCAAGGCGACGTCCAACATCTGCACCAACCAGGGCCTCGTCGTCACCGCGGCGACGCAGTACCTGTCGCTGCTCGGCCCGCAGGGCCTGGCGAAGGTCGCCTCGGCGAGCCATGCCGGCACCGTCGCGCTGGCCGACAAGCTCGCCGCGATTCCCGGCGTGACGAAGGCGTTTGCCAGCCCCTACTTCCACGAAGTGGTGCTGAAGCTCAACGACAAGGCGAAGGACGTGCTGCGCGCGCTGCGCGCGCAGGGCATCCTCGGTGGGCTGGACATCTCCGGCTGGTATCCGGAGCTCGGCCAGGCCATCCTCATCTGCGTCACCGAGACCAAGACGCCGGCCGACCTCGACCACTATGCGCAGCAGATGGAACGCATCCTGTCCAAGCGCCGCGAAGCGCCGCCGTGCGCGTACAAGAACTGA
- a CDS encoding DUF3144 domain-containing protein translates to MSDVQRDRQFYDMADAYISLANTQLNETKPSRVSAAALFAASRFNAFVIAAAAGSKEQMIAEKEAAIAYFLDQYEKMLRENIDEHLARFDQQGG, encoded by the coding sequence ATGAGCGATGTGCAACGCGACCGGCAGTTCTACGACATGGCCGACGCCTATATCTCGCTGGCCAACACCCAGCTGAACGAGACGAAGCCGAGCCGCGTCAGCGCGGCTGCGCTGTTCGCGGCCTCGCGCTTCAACGCCTTCGTGATCGCGGCGGCGGCGGGCAGCAAGGAGCAGATGATCGCGGAGAAGGAAGCCGCGATCGCCTATTTCCTGGACCAGTACGAAAAGATGCTGCGCGAGAACATCGACGAGCATCTCGCGCGCTTCGACCAGCAAGGCGGCTGA